One genomic segment of Ferrimonas sp. YFM includes these proteins:
- the cobM gene encoding precorrin-4 C(11)-methyltransferase: protein MTVFFIGAGPGDPDLITVKGARLVESCPVVLYTGSLVPKEVVARAREDALVLSSENMDLDEIIQVCVDAQEKGQDVARVQTGDLSIYSSLAETTRRLDKLNIDWKVVPGVSSFQASAAALGQELTLPEQCQTIILSRASGRTPVPEKENLKSLAEHEATLCLFLSASLIRKVARELKEVYPGSWPVAVVEKASHPEQRILRGTLDTIVEQVEGAGIRATAMIIVSKVLDTTEFRDSRLYAAEFTHGFRRARITDAEVSHD, encoded by the coding sequence ATGACCGTATTTTTCATTGGCGCCGGCCCAGGCGATCCGGATCTTATTACCGTCAAGGGTGCCCGCCTGGTGGAGTCCTGCCCCGTGGTGCTCTACACCGGATCTCTGGTGCCCAAAGAGGTGGTAGCCCGTGCCCGGGAAGATGCCCTGGTGCTCAGCTCCGAAAACATGGACTTGGATGAGATCATCCAGGTGTGCGTCGATGCCCAAGAGAAGGGTCAGGATGTGGCCCGGGTCCAGACCGGGGATCTCTCCATCTACAGCTCCCTGGCAGAGACCACCCGCAGGCTGGACAAGCTGAACATCGACTGGAAGGTGGTGCCTGGAGTGAGCTCATTCCAGGCGTCGGCGGCGGCGCTGGGTCAGGAGCTGACCCTGCCTGAGCAGTGCCAGACCATCATCCTCAGCCGGGCATCCGGTCGCACCCCGGTGCCGGAGAAGGAAAACCTCAAGTCTCTGGCCGAGCATGAAGCCACCCTGTGCCTGTTCCTCTCTGCCAGCCTGATCCGCAAGGTGGCCAGGGAGCTCAAGGAGGTCTATCCGGGAAGCTGGCCGGTGGCGGTGGTGGAGAAAGCCTCCCACCCCGAGCAGCGTATTCTGCGTGGCACCCTGGACACCATAGTGGAGCAGGTCGAAGGTGCCGGGATCCGCGCGACGGCGATGATCATCGTCTCAAAGGTGCTGGATACCACAGAGTTTCGGGACTCGCGCCTCTACGCCGCCGAGTTTACCCATGGCTTTCGCCGGGCGCGGATCACCGACGCGGAGGTCAGTCATGACTAA
- the cbiE gene encoding precorrin-6y C5,15-methyltransferase (decarboxylating) subunit CbiE: protein MKGRIRVIGVGDDGCLSLTSRAINAVAETEVLAGASRHLAFFPQFQGERLKLTTPIEGYLQAISESAQQRDVCVLASGDPMFFGIGSRIKTFLDGLEQPPELEIIPSLSAMQLACARLGWASQETGLLSVHGRPLAGLVARLQQGGRFVLLTDAEHNPKSVAQHLLEFGETHWRVHLCEALGGVNERVRSFSVEELTQGKAEPVQPLNLMMLERTDALRWGGYPGHCPDDAYAKRTPDRGLITKAPVRAVAVANLRVQPDSVVWDLGAGSGSIGIEAAKQAWQGQVYAVECNDQCYPTLEANRFAHRVDNLTLIKGRAPQALEQLPDPDAVFCGGSRGEMKAIFELALARLKPGGRLVFSAVTLESLSELHQLCRDAGVDAQVLMLSAAHGQSLAHYTRYQGDNPIHLFTIEKRAKGQ, encoded by the coding sequence GTGAAAGGGCGCATCCGGGTCATTGGCGTCGGCGATGATGGCTGCCTTAGCCTGACCAGCCGCGCCATCAATGCGGTGGCCGAAACCGAGGTGCTGGCCGGTGCCAGCCGCCATCTGGCCTTCTTTCCCCAGTTTCAGGGAGAGCGGCTGAAACTGACTACCCCCATTGAGGGCTACCTGCAGGCCATCTCCGAGTCGGCCCAGCAGAGGGATGTTTGTGTGCTGGCCTCAGGCGATCCCATGTTCTTCGGCATCGGCAGCCGCATCAAAACCTTCCTCGATGGCCTGGAGCAGCCTCCGGAGTTGGAGATTATTCCCAGCCTCAGTGCTATGCAACTGGCCTGTGCCCGACTTGGCTGGGCCAGTCAGGAGACCGGCCTGCTGTCGGTGCATGGCCGACCCCTGGCCGGTTTGGTGGCCAGGCTTCAGCAGGGCGGGCGTTTCGTCCTGCTCACCGATGCCGAGCACAACCCCAAGAGCGTGGCTCAACACCTGCTGGAGTTCGGGGAAACCCACTGGCGGGTTCACCTGTGCGAAGCCCTGGGCGGGGTCAACGAGCGGGTGCGCAGCTTCAGTGTCGAGGAACTGACCCAGGGGAAGGCCGAGCCTGTTCAGCCTCTGAATCTGATGATGCTGGAGCGCACAGACGCTCTGCGCTGGGGCGGGTATCCCGGTCACTGTCCGGATGACGCCTACGCCAAGCGCACCCCAGACAGGGGGCTGATCACCAAGGCGCCGGTTCGGGCGGTGGCGGTGGCCAACCTCAGGGTTCAACCGGATTCCGTGGTGTGGGACCTGGGCGCCGGTTCCGGCTCCATCGGCATCGAAGCCGCCAAGCAGGCCTGGCAGGGTCAGGTGTACGCGGTGGAGTGCAATGACCAATGTTATCCCACCCTGGAGGCAAACCGCTTTGCCCACAGGGTGGACAACCTCACCTTAATCAAGGGGCGGGCGCCCCAGGCTCTGGAGCAACTGCCCGACCCCGACGCCGTGTTCTGTGGCGGCAGCCGCGGAGAGATGAAGGCCATCTTCGAGTTGGCCCTGGCCAGACTCAAACCCGGAGGCCGGCTGGTGTTCAGCGCGGTCACCCTAGAGAGCCTCAGCGAGCTGCACCAACTGTGCCGTGACGCCGGCGTCGATGCCCAGGTGTTGATGCTCTCTGCCGCCCACGGTCAGAGCCTGGCGCACTACACCCGATACCAGGGGGATAACCCCATTCATCTGTTTACCATTGAAAAGAGGGCCAAAGGCCAATGA
- a CDS encoding histidine phosphatase family protein: MSLIYCRHGRTQWNELGTLQGTFDSPLTETGKDQARDSGRLAALHAPQLIYCSELGRARHSAELANLALSVPVLTSPLLNERCFGALQGLDRTTHPKWWQAYTHREQQDCMAIPGSEAASEVAYRISAFWTEMRQMHGDTRILVVGHGEWLKIALSLAWGIPPWSGVPPLPDNGQVWRLEEMRGLMPQQQSA, encoded by the coding sequence ATGTCCCTTATCTACTGCCGCCACGGCAGAACCCAGTGGAATGAACTGGGCACCTTGCAAGGCACTTTTGACAGCCCGCTTACAGAAACTGGCAAAGACCAGGCTCGTGACAGCGGCCGTCTGGCCGCCCTCCATGCACCCCAGCTGATCTACTGCAGCGAACTCGGCCGTGCCCGGCACAGTGCCGAACTGGCCAACCTCGCCCTCTCTGTGCCTGTGCTGACCTCGCCCCTGCTTAACGAACGCTGCTTTGGCGCCCTGCAAGGGCTGGACAGAACCACTCATCCAAAATGGTGGCAGGCTTACACCCACAGGGAGCAACAGGACTGCATGGCCATACCCGGCTCCGAAGCCGCATCCGAGGTAGCTTATCGAATCAGTGCGTTCTGGACTGAGATGCGCCAGATGCACGGCGATACGCGCATTCTGGTGGTGGGTCACGGTGAGTGGCTTAAGATTGCCCTGAGCCTGGCATGGGGCATCCCCCCTTGGAGCGGCGTGCCTCCTTTGCCGGATAATGGCCAGGTGTGGCGATTGGAGGAGATGCGCGGACTGATGCCACAGCAGCAGTCCGCGTAA
- a CDS encoding precorrin-8X methylmutase yields MSAMQQLTAQGRQIESDSFAIIDQEVAHMGGHPFTPGQWNVVRRAIHTTGDFEFKELFQFSQDAVEAGVQALRRGCNIISDVTMITAGVSPVRSERFGVTCQCFISHPQVIERAREQGITRAIESMRFARDQGLLDGAIVGVGNAPTALFEVLRMVEAGEAKPALIIGIPVGFVRADESKDALVAQSGVPYIASVGRKGGSPLVVSTLHALMVEAAQ; encoded by the coding sequence ATGAGTGCCATGCAACAACTGACCGCCCAGGGGCGGCAAATCGAGTCTGACTCTTTCGCCATCATCGATCAGGAGGTGGCACACATGGGGGGTCACCCCTTCACCCCTGGTCAGTGGAATGTGGTGCGGCGCGCCATTCACACCACTGGAGACTTTGAGTTTAAAGAGTTGTTCCAGTTTTCCCAGGACGCGGTGGAGGCCGGAGTCCAGGCCCTGCGCCGTGGCTGCAACATCATCTCCGACGTCACCATGATCACCGCCGGTGTCAGCCCGGTGCGCAGCGAGCGCTTTGGCGTCACCTGTCAGTGCTTCATCAGCCATCCCCAGGTGATCGAACGGGCCAGGGAGCAGGGGATCACCAGAGCCATCGAATCCATGCGTTTTGCCCGGGACCAGGGACTGCTCGATGGCGCCATCGTCGGCGTGGGCAATGCCCCCACTGCACTGTTTGAAGTGCTTCGCATGGTCGAGGCCGGCGAGGCCAAACCCGCCCTGATCATCGGCATTCCCGTGGGCTTTGTCCGTGCCGACGAATCCAAAGATGCCCTGGTGGCTCAGAGCGGGGTGCCTTACATCGCCTCTGTGGGCCGTAAAGGGGGCAGCCCCCTGGTGGTGTCCACCCTGCATGCCCTGATGGTGGAGGCGGCACAGTGA
- a CDS encoding cobalamin biosynthesis protein encodes MSRIAIHAITRKGAELGQKLIAQLPGARLFVLDRQGDWGGEQALSLPLAEHLKQQFGSYDHHLFLFSAGIATRMLAPLLQDKRQDPGVVCIDENAHFAIPVLSGHRGGANQMAIRVAALLGATATLTTASDSSGLISVDTLGEPFGWHLDPDCEDDLTRVASAVVNHRPTLIWQQGGEKAWWQGQEPMPEHLKVSESAELPPVEAMDAAVVISRSRTLPKLTLPVALWRPRDLVLGIGCDRNTPQAVIEQGIEAFLQAHNLHPQSLARFASIDLKADEVGILGAAQNLELPFECFGADTLRDVKGVENPSDTVLRCIGVSSVAEAACLHSSGADKLLVPKFKYQGQGYNLTLAACVIPFEEPLARRAMKNFVSGPSRTRASHKGLATGGAPKPVRHYRHHLVVCEGGRCQQSGADGLAHQLRQILKEMNLSKGQNRIKVTRSHCAGACRQRATAVIYARGVDVNHSQWLQSLEGFSKEQWQRVFQALSEGRALAEVVPAQSLATMEPCP; translated from the coding sequence ATGAGCCGAATTGCCATCCATGCCATCACCCGCAAAGGCGCAGAGCTGGGGCAAAAGCTGATTGCTCAGTTGCCCGGTGCGCGTTTGTTTGTGCTGGACAGGCAGGGTGACTGGGGCGGCGAGCAGGCGCTCAGCCTGCCTCTGGCGGAACACCTAAAGCAGCAGTTTGGCTCCTACGACCATCACCTGTTCCTGTTCAGTGCCGGCATCGCCACCCGCATGTTGGCCCCGCTGCTTCAGGACAAACGGCAGGACCCCGGTGTGGTGTGCATCGATGAAAATGCCCACTTTGCCATCCCTGTGCTCAGTGGTCACCGAGGGGGTGCCAACCAGATGGCGATACGGGTCGCCGCGCTGTTAGGCGCCACCGCCACCCTTACCACGGCCTCCGACAGCTCAGGGCTTATCTCAGTCGACACCCTGGGTGAGCCCTTCGGCTGGCACCTCGACCCTGACTGCGAAGACGACCTGACTCGGGTGGCCAGCGCCGTGGTCAACCATCGTCCCACCCTAATCTGGCAGCAGGGGGGAGAGAAAGCCTGGTGGCAGGGGCAGGAGCCCATGCCCGAGCACCTCAAGGTCAGCGAATCAGCCGAGTTGCCGCCGGTGGAAGCCATGGACGCGGCGGTGGTGATCAGCCGCAGCCGCACATTGCCCAAGCTGACCCTGCCGGTGGCGCTGTGGCGCCCCAGGGATCTGGTGCTCGGCATCGGTTGCGATCGCAACACCCCCCAGGCGGTGATAGAGCAGGGCATCGAGGCATTTTTGCAGGCCCACAACCTGCACCCGCAATCGCTAGCGCGTTTCGCCTCCATCGACCTTAAGGCCGATGAAGTGGGGATCCTGGGTGCGGCCCAAAACCTTGAACTGCCCTTTGAATGTTTCGGCGCCGACACCCTCAGAGACGTCAAGGGCGTTGAAAACCCATCGGATACCGTCCTGCGCTGCATCGGAGTGTCGTCCGTTGCCGAGGCCGCCTGTCTGCACAGCAGTGGCGCTGACAAGTTGCTGGTGCCCAAATTCAAATACCAGGGGCAGGGGTACAACCTGACCCTGGCCGCCTGTGTCATCCCCTTTGAGGAGCCCCTGGCTCGCAGGGCAATGAAGAACTTTGTCTCCGGGCCTTCGCGCACTCGCGCCAGTCACAAAGGCCTGGCCACAGGTGGGGCGCCGAAACCCGTGCGCCATTACCGCCATCACCTGGTGGTGTGCGAGGGCGGCCGTTGCCAGCAGTCCGGTGCCGATGGTTTGGCCCATCAGCTGCGGCAGATCCTCAAGGAGATGAACCTCTCCAAGGGCCAAAACCGCATCAAGGTGACCCGAAGCCATTGCGCCGGAGCCTGTCGCCAGCGGGCCACGGCGGTGATCTACGCCAGAGGTGTGGATGTGAATCACAGCCAGTGGCTGCAATCCCTGGAAGGGTTCTCCAAAGAGCAGTGGCAAAGAGTGTTCCAGGCCCTTAGTGAGGGGCGGGCCCTGGCTGAGGTGGTGCCTGCCCAGAGCCTGGCCACCATGGAGCCCTGCCCGTGA
- a CDS encoding ABC transporter substrate-binding protein → MLFAATAQAHERVVLLAPAAGDLFQRLGQAHKVVGVTRSNEDFPHALKVGSHIKPNLELVRSLNPDLIVLGSERFFSSEMQSLVGAKILIYNPVTLDGVLSGVTELGQALECQPRAARLVAELSALRAQLRPVPRAPGVIFEVTEMPLTIAGRGNIVADIIKAAGGELLAPSSRKLIKFSPEAVLMNRPDLYLYQVGPMNRSPSKPLSRPHYARLKAKEVVVDQLAFSRANGHSFDLALELNRLFLDEESSLKPNL, encoded by the coding sequence TTGCTTTTCGCCGCCACCGCCCAGGCCCATGAGCGGGTGGTGCTGCTGGCACCGGCGGCGGGGGATCTGTTTCAGCGGCTGGGGCAGGCCCACAAGGTGGTGGGCGTCACCCGGTCCAACGAGGATTTTCCCCATGCCCTTAAAGTGGGCAGTCACATCAAGCCCAACCTGGAGCTGGTGCGCAGCCTCAATCCGGACCTGATTGTGCTGGGCTCGGAGCGCTTTTTCAGCTCAGAGATGCAGAGCCTGGTGGGGGCGAAAATCCTGATCTATAACCCGGTGACCCTGGACGGGGTACTCAGTGGGGTGACGGAGCTGGGTCAGGCCCTGGAGTGTCAGCCCAGGGCTGCCCGGCTTGTTGCCGAGCTCAGCGCCTTGCGAGCGCAACTGCGGCCTGTGCCCAGGGCCCCTGGAGTGATCTTTGAGGTTACCGAGATGCCCCTGACCATTGCAGGTCGGGGCAACATTGTCGCCGACATCATCAAGGCCGCCGGGGGAGAGTTGTTGGCCCCCTCCAGTCGCAAACTGATCAAGTTCAGTCCGGAAGCGGTGCTGATGAATCGCCCGGATCTCTACCTCTATCAGGTGGGCCCGATGAACCGCAGTCCCTCAAAGCCTTTGAGCCGGCCCCACTACGCCAGACTCAAGGCGAAAGAGGTCGTGGTGGATCAGCTCGCTTTCTCCCGGGCCAATGGCCACTCCTTTGACCTGGCCCTGGAGCTTAACCGCCTGTTTTTGGACGAGGAGTCTTCGCTGAAGCCCAATTTGTAG
- a CDS encoding cobalt-precorrin-5B (C(1))-methyltransferase, with protein MTNTQQSPSAAGVTRIRKSRHRGELRRGYTTGACATAASLAALQWLCGGESSAPERVTIQLPIGEQASFDVIPQCLEPGRACCAVIKDAGDDPDCTHGAAITATVQLEDQPGIRFEAGEGVAIVTLPGLELAVGEPAINPVPRKMMREHLLPLLQQSGLSGARVSVSIPGGEALAEQTIGRRLGLIGGLSILGTRGTVNPYSTSAYAASVRQSIQVARAQGLSQVVLTTGSRTEKAAMSHHPDLTDTAFIQVGDFTGVGLRASTRYGVRRLELVTMIGKLCKLVSGTMMTHVSGRPIDFDLMASLAADHCQDKAVIDQIRQANTGRHILDLVRGVLPQSYLQSLCAEAARHCADYSHNAFSVSVRLVDFDGSTLACARHGEPQ; from the coding sequence GTGACCAATACACAACAATCGCCATCCGCCGCCGGGGTCACCCGAATCCGCAAGAGCCGCCACCGGGGTGAGCTCAGACGGGGCTACACAACAGGCGCCTGCGCAACCGCCGCGTCCCTGGCTGCCCTGCAGTGGTTGTGTGGTGGCGAATCCTCTGCACCTGAGCGGGTCACCATCCAGCTGCCCATTGGCGAGCAGGCCAGTTTCGACGTCATTCCCCAATGTCTTGAACCGGGCCGCGCATGCTGTGCGGTGATCAAGGATGCGGGGGACGATCCCGACTGCACCCACGGGGCGGCCATCACCGCCACCGTGCAACTGGAAGATCAGCCTGGCATCCGCTTCGAAGCGGGGGAGGGAGTGGCCATTGTGACCCTGCCTGGACTGGAGTTGGCGGTGGGGGAGCCGGCCATCAACCCGGTGCCCCGCAAGATGATGCGTGAGCACCTGCTGCCTCTGCTTCAGCAATCCGGGCTGTCCGGAGCCCGGGTGTCCGTCAGCATCCCCGGCGGGGAGGCCCTGGCGGAGCAAACCATAGGCCGTCGCCTGGGACTCATCGGTGGCCTGTCCATTCTGGGTACAAGAGGCACGGTCAATCCCTACTCCACCTCCGCCTATGCCGCATCGGTTCGCCAGAGTATCCAGGTGGCCCGCGCCCAGGGATTGTCGCAGGTGGTGTTGACCACAGGCAGTCGCACCGAAAAGGCGGCCATGTCGCACCATCCGGATCTCACCGACACCGCCTTTATTCAGGTGGGGGATTTTACCGGAGTGGGCCTGCGCGCCAGCACCCGCTACGGGGTTCGGCGGCTGGAGCTGGTGACCATGATCGGCAAGCTGTGCAAGCTGGTCTCCGGCACCATGATGACCCATGTCAGTGGCCGCCCCATCGATTTTGACCTCATGGCCAGCCTGGCCGCAGACCACTGTCAGGACAAGGCGGTCATTGACCAGATTCGTCAGGCCAATACCGGCCGCCACATCCTGGATCTGGTTCGTGGGGTGTTACCCCAATCCTATCTGCAATCCCTCTGCGCCGAGGCCGCCCGCCACTGCGCCGATTATTCCCACAACGCCTTTTCGGTGAGTGTTCGCCTGGTGGACTTCGACGGTTCCACCCTGGCCTGCGCCCGCCATGGAGAGCCTCAATGA
- the cobJ gene encoding precorrin-3B C(17)-methyltransferase: MSGHLSIVGIGPGSLELLTPMASLAIKEADLVVGYKPYLDMIRPLLGCQETSASGMTREVDRASLAVEAALSGRRVAIISSGDAGIYAMGPLVYELLAEKGWRGNDDLPVQMIPGVTAANSCASLVGVPLGHDACTISLSDLLTPWSLIRQRIEGAAMADFAITFYNPRSRRRTQQIIEAQQILLKHRSGDTPVAVVDNAYRPEQSVQLSTLDSFTDLEFGMTAAVVVGNSQSYRFADLIITPRGYSKKYDLNDGSVKAGQKRGRSLDETQLEVSA, encoded by the coding sequence ATGAGTGGTCACCTGAGTATTGTGGGCATCGGCCCCGGCTCTCTGGAGCTGTTAACCCCCATGGCGTCTCTGGCCATCAAAGAAGCCGACCTGGTCGTAGGCTACAAGCCCTACCTGGATATGATTCGTCCCCTGCTGGGATGTCAGGAAACCAGTGCCAGTGGCATGACCCGGGAAGTGGACAGAGCCTCCCTCGCCGTCGAGGCAGCCTTGTCCGGCAGACGGGTGGCCATCATCTCCAGTGGTGATGCGGGGATCTACGCCATGGGGCCTCTGGTGTATGAATTACTGGCAGAGAAGGGTTGGCGCGGCAACGACGATCTGCCGGTACAGATGATCCCAGGCGTCACCGCAGCCAACTCCTGTGCGTCCCTGGTTGGGGTGCCTTTGGGCCATGATGCCTGCACCATCTCTCTGTCGGACCTGCTGACCCCCTGGAGCCTGATTCGTCAGCGCATCGAGGGGGCGGCCATGGCGGACTTTGCCATCACCTTCTACAACCCCAGATCCCGCCGCCGTACCCAACAAATTATCGAAGCGCAGCAGATCCTGCTCAAGCACCGTAGCGGGGATACGCCGGTCGCCGTCGTGGACAACGCCTATCGACCGGAGCAATCGGTGCAGCTCTCCACCCTGGACAGCTTTACCGATCTGGAGTTCGGCATGACCGCCGCCGTGGTGGTGGGCAACAGTCAGAGCTACCGATTTGCCGATCTCATCATCACCCCTCGCGGGTACAGCAAGAAGTACGACTTGAACGATGGCTCCGTGAAGGCGGGCCAGAAGCGGGGACGCTCCCTGGACGAAACTCAATTGGAGGTATCAGCATGA
- the cobA gene encoding uroporphyrinogen-III C-methyltransferase: MTKPGKVYLAGAGPGDPGLLTRRAHELMHLCDVVCYDLLIDAAVLSLVPAGTTMIPVGYRGYCGTSIEYGMHPEVVEQALAGRSVLRLKAGDPFIFGRATEECRCLQHHGIDYEVVPGISSALGAAAYAGFPLTSNGMASDVTFASGHRASTTISNWAAMGQSSGTLVLYMGAKKLAQHARELIERGRDPGTPVAVIAAATSHKQRMITAELKQIGERIADFDNGDPMLVVMGQVVSLSEELDWRGKLPLSGVQVLDCGGDSALLESMRQQGAVVVQAPQIEQSVALDEPGWHKLLAAKELWLDSREAAQSLYRLCLEQQLDCRHWHWRLSGTEQACHWMAQQGLFINQAEEPVSEALSITKYASEGLCLRQVRVIEPVYPLVQASMVTAEEEKAFHYLVEHDLLSPDALVFSGCERVRSEAQRLGFRVNDAAPEASRVAA, from the coding sequence ATGACTAAGCCGGGAAAGGTCTATCTGGCGGGAGCCGGCCCAGGTGACCCTGGCCTGTTGACCCGCCGCGCCCATGAACTGATGCATCTGTGTGACGTGGTCTGCTATGACCTGCTTATTGATGCGGCGGTGCTCTCACTGGTGCCTGCGGGCACCACCATGATCCCCGTGGGGTACCGGGGCTACTGCGGCACCAGCATCGAGTATGGTATGCACCCCGAAGTGGTGGAGCAGGCACTGGCCGGGCGCAGTGTGCTGCGCCTGAAGGCCGGCGATCCCTTCATCTTCGGCCGCGCCACCGAAGAGTGTCGCTGTTTGCAGCATCATGGCATCGACTATGAGGTGGTGCCCGGCATCAGCTCGGCATTGGGGGCGGCGGCCTACGCCGGTTTTCCGCTGACCAGCAATGGCATGGCATCTGATGTGACCTTTGCCAGCGGCCACAGGGCATCCACCACCATCAGCAACTGGGCGGCGATGGGCCAGAGCTCAGGCACCCTGGTGCTCTACATGGGGGCGAAAAAACTGGCTCAGCATGCCAGGGAACTGATAGAGAGAGGCAGGGACCCAGGCACGCCGGTGGCGGTGATCGCAGCCGCCACCAGTCATAAGCAGCGAATGATCACCGCAGAACTGAAGCAGATAGGTGAGCGCATTGCCGACTTTGATAATGGGGATCCCATGTTGGTGGTGATGGGGCAGGTGGTGTCCTTGTCTGAAGAGCTGGACTGGCGAGGCAAACTGCCTCTCAGCGGGGTTCAGGTGCTCGATTGCGGTGGGGACTCTGCTCTGTTGGAGTCCATGCGCCAGCAGGGCGCAGTAGTGGTTCAGGCGCCTCAGATTGAACAGAGCGTTGCACTGGATGAGCCAGGTTGGCACAAGTTGCTGGCAGCCAAGGAACTGTGGCTGGACAGCCGGGAAGCGGCTCAGAGCCTGTACCGCCTTTGTCTGGAGCAGCAGTTGGACTGCCGTCATTGGCATTGGCGGCTGTCGGGCACTGAGCAGGCCTGTCATTGGATGGCGCAACAGGGGCTGTTCATCAATCAGGCGGAAGAGCCCGTTTCAGAGGCTTTGAGCATCACCAAGTATGCCTCTGAAGGCTTGTGCCTGCGTCAGGTCCGCGTGATTGAGCCTGTTTACCCCTTGGTTCAGGCTTCCATGGTTACCGCTGAGGAGGAGAAGGCGTTCCACTATCTGGTGGAGCATGATCTCTTGAGCCCCGATGCCCTGGTGTTCAGCGGTTGTGAACGGGTGCGTTCTGAGGCGCAGCGCCTTGGCTTCAGGGTCAACGATGCGGCACCAGAGGCCAGCCGCGTGGCAGCCTAG
- a CDS encoding ABC transporter ATP-binding protein: MAEILLTQLSFHRSGFQLELDHLVIAPGEKVALMGENGCGKSTLLSLMTGLTQPRAGSIAYGGRELAAIPFGERAQTFSLLAQFSEVSFPFTVEEVALMGRFAHLGPQGYSQEDRALSLSNLERVDMLRYRHRSYGELSGGEQRRVMLARVLNQQTPVIFLDEPSASLDVRHTLEIFAHLASLDATVVTAVHDINLAYDHFDRFLFFKQGQLLFDVPRAGVTPEILSEVYDVSVSVDSRAFAFRRHRPGP; encoded by the coding sequence ATGGCTGAGATCCTACTGACTCAACTGTCGTTTCACCGCTCCGGTTTCCAGCTGGAGCTCGACCACCTGGTGATTGCACCGGGAGAGAAGGTGGCCCTGATGGGCGAGAACGGCTGCGGCAAAAGCACCCTGTTGTCCCTGATGACTGGCCTGACCCAGCCCCGGGCGGGCAGTATCGCCTATGGCGGCCGCGAGCTGGCAGCGATCCCTTTCGGCGAGCGCGCTCAGACCTTCTCCCTGCTGGCCCAGTTCTCCGAGGTCTCCTTCCCCTTTACCGTGGAGGAGGTGGCCCTGATGGGGCGTTTTGCCCACCTGGGGCCCCAGGGCTACAGCCAGGAGGACCGGGCACTCAGCCTCAGCAACCTGGAGCGGGTGGACATGCTGAGGTATCGCCATCGCAGCTACGGAGAGCTGTCCGGTGGTGAGCAGAGGCGGGTGATGCTGGCCCGCGTGCTGAACCAGCAGACGCCGGTGATCTTTCTTGATGAGCCCAGCGCCAGCCTGGATGTGCGCCATACCCTGGAAATCTTTGCCCATCTGGCCAGCCTGGATGCCACCGTGGTGACTGCGGTGCACGACATCAATCTGGCTTATGACCATTTTGACCGCTTCCTGTTTTTCAAGCAGGGGCAGTTGCTGTTTGACGTACCCCGAGCAGGGGTGACTCCGGAAATATTATCAGAGGTGTACGATGTATCGGTGTCTGTGGATTCTCGCGCTTTTGCTTTTCGCCGCCACCGCCCAGGCCCATGA
- the cobI gene encoding precorrin-2 C(20)-methyltransferase, with protein MNKTGKLYAIGVGPGAGDLMTLRSLRLMQSLDVIAIPEKNKGQADSFAWAIAQQELDAESMRGEALYLWFPMTRDVSITVPAWEAAAEALVSRLQAGLDVGFITEGDPSVFSTWAYLQEELAERLPDLQVEVVPAVSSITAVPAATTIPLADGEERFCVVPATYGIEMLPKLIEEFDTIILIKAGRMVKPLIEMLEPMGLLHCATYVSHATGENQQVYRDLREVPEEHRYFAMVQLSIRGRKGILRRGQQ; from the coding sequence ATGAACAAAACGGGAAAACTCTACGCCATTGGTGTTGGCCCAGGCGCCGGCGATCTGATGACTCTGCGCAGCCTGCGCCTGATGCAGTCGCTGGATGTGATCGCCATTCCTGAAAAGAACAAAGGCCAGGCAGACTCCTTTGCCTGGGCCATTGCCCAGCAGGAGCTGGATGCCGAGAGCATGCGCGGTGAAGCGCTCTATCTGTGGTTTCCCATGACTCGAGATGTCTCCATCACCGTCCCCGCCTGGGAGGCGGCCGCCGAGGCTCTGGTCAGTCGACTGCAGGCGGGGCTGGACGTGGGCTTCATCACCGAGGGGGACCCGTCGGTATTCAGCACCTGGGCCTACCTTCAGGAGGAGCTGGCAGAGCGCCTGCCCGACCTGCAGGTGGAAGTGGTGCCTGCGGTAAGCTCCATCACCGCGGTGCCTGCGGCCACCACCATCCCTCTGGCCGATGGCGAGGAGCGATTCTGCGTGGTGCCGGCGACCTACGGCATCGAGATGCTGCCCAAGCTGATTGAGGAGTTCGACACCATCATCCTCATCAAGGCCGGGCGTATGGTCAAGCCGCTGATTGAGATGCTGGAGCCCATGGGGCTGCTGCACTGCGCCACCTATGTCTCCCACGCCACTGGCGAGAATCAGCAGGTGTACCGGGATCTGCGAGAGGTGCCCGAGGAGCATCGCTACTTCGCCATGGTTCAGCTCTCCATTCGCGGCCGTAAGGGCATCCTGCGTCGGGGCCAGCAATGA